One genomic window of Rhizomicrobium sp. includes the following:
- a CDS encoding potassium/proton antiporter, whose product MHAIATANTVLLLGSALILAGILSSLIATRFGAPMLLLFLGIGMLAGEDGPGGLAFSNYSLSNLIGSLALTVILFDGGLRTRLAAYRGLFAPALLLATVGVVITAALSGVVAYYTLGLDAAQSFLLGAVIASTDAAAVFFLLRTGNVQLRRRSGAILELESGTNDPVAVFLTMATVAFLAAHGGMSAVAVAGSLLAQAGIGAVIGLGGGFALVALLNRLNLPTGLHPLLAIGGAVLIYASAASLEGSGFFAAYLAGLVVGNRPVRAYASILSLNDAVTWLAQIVMFVVLGLLVSPHRMLAVALPSLAISLFLILVARPVAVWACLQWFGFTWREKTFVSWVGLRGAVSIFLAVVPTLAGLRHAELYFDVAFFVVLVSLVLQGWTTKWAAQRLGQVLPRQSAPVQRVEIDLPGQTDVEMVGYPVLPDSRVLNVTAMPYWSRAALVVRDREILEPAAAGKLKSGDYAYFLAPALRVARLDGLFAPLAEAAGIDDSDVEFESPRRHAAARARGDVRYRPLPA is encoded by the coding sequence ATGCACGCCATCGCGACCGCCAACACCGTCTTGCTGCTGGGTTCGGCGCTGATCCTGGCCGGTATCCTTTCCAGCCTGATCGCCACGCGGTTCGGCGCGCCCATGCTGCTGCTCTTTCTGGGCATCGGCATGCTGGCGGGCGAGGACGGCCCGGGCGGCCTGGCCTTCTCCAATTACAGCCTGTCCAACCTGATCGGCTCGCTGGCGCTGACCGTGATCCTGTTCGACGGCGGCCTGCGCACCCGGCTGGCGGCGTATCGCGGATTGTTCGCGCCGGCGCTGCTCCTGGCCACGGTCGGCGTCGTCATCACCGCGGCGCTGTCCGGCGTCGTCGCCTATTACACGCTCGGCCTCGACGCGGCGCAGAGCTTCCTGCTGGGCGCGGTGATCGCCTCGACCGACGCCGCGGCGGTGTTCTTCCTGCTGCGCACCGGCAATGTGCAGCTACGCCGCCGCTCCGGCGCGATCCTGGAACTGGAATCCGGCACCAACGATCCGGTCGCGGTCTTCCTCACCATGGCGACTGTCGCCTTCCTGGCCGCCCATGGCGGCATGAGCGCGGTCGCGGTCGCCGGATCGCTGCTCGCCCAGGCCGGGATCGGCGCCGTGATCGGCCTCGGCGGCGGATTTGCCCTCGTGGCGCTGCTCAATCGGCTGAACCTGCCGACCGGATTGCACCCTCTGCTCGCCATCGGCGGCGCCGTCTTGATCTACGCGTCGGCCGCGAGCCTGGAAGGCTCGGGCTTCTTCGCGGCCTATCTCGCCGGCCTCGTCGTCGGCAATCGTCCGGTGCGCGCCTATGCCAGCATCCTGAGCCTCAACGATGCCGTGACCTGGCTGGCGCAGATCGTGATGTTCGTCGTGCTCGGCCTCTTGGTGTCGCCGCACCGCATGCTCGCCGTGGCGCTGCCATCGCTCGCCATCTCGCTGTTCCTGATCCTCGTCGCCCGGCCGGTGGCGGTGTGGGCGTGCCTGCAGTGGTTCGGCTTCACCTGGCGCGAGAAGACCTTCGTGAGCTGGGTGGGCCTTCGGGGCGCGGTCAGCATCTTCCTTGCCGTTGTGCCGACGCTGGCGGGCCTGCGCCATGCCGAGCTCTATTTCGACGTCGCCTTCTTCGTGGTGCTGGTGTCGCTGGTGCTGCAGGGCTGGACGACGAAATGGGCGGCCCAGCGCCTCGGCCAGGTCCTGCCGCGCCAGTCCGCGCCGGTGCAGCGGGTCGAGATCGACCTGCCGGGGCAGACCGACGTCGAGATGGTCGGCTATCCCGTGCTGCCCGACAGCCGCGTCCTGAATGTCACCGCCATGCCCTATTGGAGCCGCGCCGCGCTGGTGGTGCGCGACCGCGAAATCCTGGAGCCGGCCGCCGCCGGCAAGCTGAAGAGCGGCGACTACGCCTATTTCCTGGCGCCGGCCCTGCGGGTGGCGCGGCTCGACGGTCTGTTCGCGCCGCTGGCCGAGGCGGCCGGCATCGACGACAGCGACGTCGAGTTCGAGAGTCCACGGCGACACGCCGCTGCGCGTGCTCGCGGCGATGTACGATATCGGCCCTTACCGGCGTGA
- a CDS encoding VOC family protein produces the protein MAARLAGRDVNASADWRARRWPLQFGMITGIDHIAVLVRDFDATVAGYTAIFGRAPNWLGFMPGGRHAWFQFGNAALDIVGADGAGPEAEASRAKVDKFGDAIWGLGFSVPDLAEALRLYERRGLVFLPRHTTRTRNADGVERSWELATMKRKSANGVALFLVETAPGASPWPMLPADGPDDAAVGELDHIVIRTADAERAVALYGGRLGLDLRLDRVNAQWGARQLFFRCGHAVVEIVASLEAPASDAKDTFGGLAWRVRDPEAARARVAAAGLDVSEVRQGRKPGTQVFTVRSGTGGVPTLMLSGNG, from the coding sequence ATGGCGGCGAGATTAGCCGGCCGCGACGTCAATGCCAGCGCCGATTGGCGGGCCCGCCGATGGCCGCTACAGTTCGGCATGATCACCGGCATCGATCACATCGCCGTCCTGGTTCGCGATTTCGACGCGACGGTCGCGGGCTATACGGCCATCTTCGGCCGCGCGCCCAACTGGCTCGGCTTCATGCCGGGCGGGCGACATGCGTGGTTCCAGTTCGGCAACGCGGCGCTCGACATCGTCGGCGCGGACGGCGCCGGTCCCGAGGCCGAGGCGTCGCGCGCGAAGGTCGATAAATTCGGCGATGCGATCTGGGGACTGGGATTTTCGGTGCCGGACCTCGCCGAGGCGCTGCGGCTCTACGAAAGGCGCGGTTTGGTTTTCCTGCCACGGCACACGACGCGCACGCGGAACGCGGACGGTGTCGAGCGAAGCTGGGAACTCGCCACCATGAAGCGCAAGAGCGCCAACGGCGTCGCACTGTTCCTGGTCGAGACCGCGCCCGGCGCGTCGCCCTGGCCGATGCTGCCGGCCGATGGGCCCGACGACGCCGCCGTCGGCGAACTCGATCATATCGTGATCCGCACCGCCGACGCGGAGCGCGCGGTGGCGCTTTATGGCGGGCGGCTGGGTCTCGATCTCCGGCTGGATCGCGTTAACGCGCAATGGGGCGCGCGGCAATTGTTCTTCCGCTGCGGCCATGCCGTGGTCGAGATCGTCGCGAGCCTTGAGGCGCCCGCCTCCGACGCGAAAGACACGTTCGGCGGGCTTGCCTGGCGCGTGCGCGATCCGGAAGCGGCCCGCGCGCGCGTCGCGGCGGCGGGGCTCGATGTTTCCGAGGTGCGCCAGGGCCGCAAGCCCGGCACACAGGTCTTCACCGTGCGCAGCGGCACCGGCGGCGTGCCGACGCTGATGCTGTCGGGCAACGGCTAG